The following are from one region of the Theropithecus gelada isolate Dixy chromosome 6, Tgel_1.0, whole genome shotgun sequence genome:
- the STARD4 gene encoding stAR-related lipid transfer protein 4 isoform X3, which yields MTSLDILENFEENCCVMRYTTAGQLWNIISPREFVDFSYTVGYKEGLLSCGISLDWDEKRPEFVRGYNHPCGWFCVPLKDNPNQSLLTGYIQTDLRGMIPQSAVDTAMASTLTNFYGDLRKAL from the exons ATGACTTCTTTGGATATTCTGGAGAACTTTGAAGAG aattgcTGTGTGATGCGTTACACTACTGCTGGTCAGCTTTGGAATATAATTTCCCCAAGAGAATTTGTTGATTTCTCCTACACTGTGGGCTATAAAGAAGGGCTTTTATCTTGTG GAATAAGTCTTGACTGGGATGAAAAGAGACCAGAATTTGTTCGAGGATATAACCATCCCTGTGGTTGGTTTTGTGTTCCACTTAAGGACAACCCAAACCAGAGTCTTTTGACAGGATATATTCAGACAGATCTGCGTGGGATGATTCCTCAGTCTGCGGTAGATACAGCCATGGCAAGCACTTTAACCAACTTCTATGGTGATTTACGAAAAGCTTTATGA
- the STARD4 gene encoding stAR-related lipid transfer protein 4 isoform X4 translates to MRYTTAGQLWNIISPREFVDFSYTVGYKEGLLSCGISLDWDEKRPEFVRGYNHPCGWFCVPLKDNPNQSLLTGYIQTDLRGMIPQSAVDTAMASTLTNFYGDLRKAL, encoded by the exons ATGCGTTACACTACTGCTGGTCAGCTTTGGAATATAATTTCCCCAAGAGAATTTGTTGATTTCTCCTACACTGTGGGCTATAAAGAAGGGCTTTTATCTTGTG GAATAAGTCTTGACTGGGATGAAAAGAGACCAGAATTTGTTCGAGGATATAACCATCCCTGTGGTTGGTTTTGTGTTCCACTTAAGGACAACCCAAACCAGAGTCTTTTGACAGGATATATTCAGACAGATCTGCGTGGGATGATTCCTCAGTCTGCGGTAGATACAGCCATGGCAAGCACTTTAACCAACTTCTATGGTGATTTACGAAAAGCTTTATGA
- the STARD4 gene encoding stAR-related lipid transfer protein 4 isoform X1, whose translation MEGLSDVASFATKLKNTLIQYHSIEEDKWRVAKKTKDVTVWRKPSEEFNGYLYKAQGVIDDLVNSIIDHIRPGPCRLDWDSLMTSLDILENFEENCCVMRYTTAGQLWNIISPREFVDFSYTVGYKEGLLSCGISLDWDEKRPEFVRGYNHPCGWFCVPLKDNPNQSLLTGYIQTDLRGMIPQSAVDTAMASTLTNFYGDLRKAL comes from the exons ATGGAAGGCCTGTCTGATGTTGCTTCTTTTGCGACTAAACTTAAAAACACTCTCATCCAGTACCATAGCATTGAAGAAGATAAGTGGCGAGTTGCTAAGAAAAcg aaagatGTAACTGTTTGGAGAAAACCCTCAGAAGAATTTAATGGATATCT CTACAAAGCCCAAGGTGTTATAGATGACCTTGTCAATAGTATAATAGACCATATACGCCCAGGGCCGTGTCGTTTGGATTGGGACAGCTTGATGACTTCTTTGGATATTCTGGAGAACTTTGAAGAG aattgcTGTGTGATGCGTTACACTACTGCTGGTCAGCTTTGGAATATAATTTCCCCAAGAGAATTTGTTGATTTCTCCTACACTGTGGGCTATAAAGAAGGGCTTTTATCTTGTG GAATAAGTCTTGACTGGGATGAAAAGAGACCAGAATTTGTTCGAGGATATAACCATCCCTGTGGTTGGTTTTGTGTTCCACTTAAGGACAACCCAAACCAGAGTCTTTTGACAGGATATATTCAGACAGATCTGCGTGGGATGATTCCTCAGTCTGCGGTAGATACAGCCATGGCAAGCACTTTAACCAACTTCTATGGTGATTTACGAAAAGCTTTATGA
- the STARD4 gene encoding stAR-related lipid transfer protein 4 isoform X2, protein MEGLSDVASFATKLKNTLIQYHSIEEDKWRVAKKTKDVTVWRKPSEEFNGYLYKAQGVIDDLVNSIIDHIRPGPCRLDWDSLMTSLDILENFEENCCVMRYTTAGQLWNIISPREFVDFSYTVGYKEGLLSCGNNLNMLCFFSVWFKYLCFLG, encoded by the exons ATGGAAGGCCTGTCTGATGTTGCTTCTTTTGCGACTAAACTTAAAAACACTCTCATCCAGTACCATAGCATTGAAGAAGATAAGTGGCGAGTTGCTAAGAAAAcg aaagatGTAACTGTTTGGAGAAAACCCTCAGAAGAATTTAATGGATATCT CTACAAAGCCCAAGGTGTTATAGATGACCTTGTCAATAGTATAATAGACCATATACGCCCAGGGCCGTGTCGTTTGGATTGGGACAGCTTGATGACTTCTTTGGATATTCTGGAGAACTTTGAAGAG aattgcTGTGTGATGCGTTACACTACTGCTGGTCAGCTTTGGAATATAATTTCCCCAAGAGAATTTGTTGATTTCTCCTACACTGTGGGCTATAAAGAAGGGCTTTTATCTTGTGGTAATAATCTCAACATGTTATGCTTTTTTTCAGTatggtttaaatatttgtgttttctagGCTAG